Proteins encoded within one genomic window of Streptomyces profundus:
- a CDS encoding glycerophosphodiester phosphodiesterase — MGAVIAVAHRGDPYRVRENTLPSFTSAAEAGADSVELDVRTTADGVPVVLHDATLSRLWGHDAPVAALTAAEVRRLTGGGVPTLAEALAHCAELGVRVLLDLPERSPERARAVVDEVRAAGSAARVWYCGDPGALRAVRRAEPDAEIALTWKRTAAPRPSLLTDVRPRWLNYPLGQVTRDRVDWTLDAGYQVAAWVVDSRRTMRRLRDLGVTVIMSNRVATLRAVVDAPPRALEARGGAVP; from the coding sequence ATGGGCGCGGTGATCGCGGTCGCCCACCGGGGCGATCCCTACCGGGTCAGGGAGAACACCCTGCCCTCCTTCACCTCCGCCGCCGAAGCGGGCGCGGACTCGGTGGAGCTGGACGTGCGGACCACGGCGGACGGCGTGCCGGTGGTGCTGCACGACGCGACGCTCAGCCGGCTGTGGGGCCATGACGCGCCGGTCGCGGCGCTGACGGCCGCCGAGGTGCGGCGGCTCACCGGCGGCGGGGTGCCCACCCTCGCGGAGGCGTTGGCGCACTGCGCTGAGCTGGGCGTGCGGGTCCTGCTCGACCTGCCGGAACGTTCCCCCGAGCGGGCGCGGGCGGTGGTCGACGAGGTGCGGGCCGCTGGCTCGGCCGCCCGGGTCTGGTACTGCGGGGATCCCGGGGCGCTGCGCGCGGTACGCCGCGCCGAGCCGGACGCGGAGATCGCGCTCACCTGGAAGCGGACGGCCGCGCCGCGCCCCTCGCTGCTGACCGACGTCCGGCCGCGCTGGCTCAACTACCCGCTGGGGCAGGTGACTCGGGACCGGGTGGACTGGACGCTGGACGCCGGCTACCAGGTCGCGGCCTGGGTGGTCGACAGCCGCCGCACGATGCGGCGGCTCCGCGACCTGGGCGTCACCGTGATCATGAGCAACCGCGTCGCCACGCTCCGCGCCGTCGTCGACGCCCCGCCCCGGGCGCTGGAGGCCAGGGGCGGGGCGGTGCCCTGA
- a CDS encoding family 10 glycosylhydrolase: protein MRRTLLTLLACLSLLFGGAVVAAPAQADQAPPEQWRSYWVDAFNAGIYSPDQVSTLIEDARAVNANALIVQTARRYDCFCNRALYPRTDAAIDPAPYDPLDEVIEQAHAAGLEVHAWVNVNTLWNSATPPTSPDHVFNQHGPTAEGAERWLNKKADGTEFSGANAYIDPGHPAAVDYIESAVRSIVREYDVDGINLDYVRYPDGSSETTHSDWGYNDVSVARFQHATGRDDVPEPSDAQWSDWRRDQVTGLVRRLYLGIWEENPQARLSMDAITYGHGPSRVGGFENTRTYGEVLQDWDGWLDEGIMDTVVAMNYKRNWEPEQAEMYSEWSEFLADAQGDRQAVNGPALYLNSVADSVQQAKEALAPTAAGNTVAGWSGYSYATASIDVPESTPEAERGALAEALTTGADAPFAERAEVPDMAWKSTPQEGHVTGELALRDGTALDGAEVTLIPLGRGEERVARADGSGWFGFAHVSPGHYLAKVTLPDGVVGVPLLPVRVGKGTVADAPFPPFLALPGA, encoded by the coding sequence ATGAGACGGACTCTGCTCACCCTTCTCGCCTGTCTCAGCCTGCTGTTCGGCGGCGCCGTCGTCGCGGCACCGGCCCAGGCCGACCAGGCGCCGCCCGAACAGTGGCGCAGCTACTGGGTCGACGCGTTCAACGCGGGCATCTACAGCCCGGACCAGGTCAGCACGCTGATCGAGGACGCGCGGGCCGTCAACGCCAACGCCCTGATCGTGCAGACCGCCCGCCGCTACGACTGCTTCTGCAACCGCGCGCTCTACCCGCGCACCGACGCGGCCATCGACCCCGCGCCCTACGACCCGTTGGACGAGGTCATCGAGCAGGCGCACGCCGCCGGGCTTGAGGTGCACGCCTGGGTGAACGTCAACACCCTCTGGAACAGCGCCACTCCGCCCACCTCGCCCGACCACGTCTTCAACCAGCACGGCCCGACGGCCGAGGGCGCCGAACGCTGGCTCAACAAGAAGGCGGACGGCACCGAGTTCAGCGGCGCCAACGCCTACATCGACCCGGGCCACCCGGCGGCCGTCGACTACATCGAGTCCGCGGTGCGCAGCATCGTCCGCGAGTACGACGTCGACGGGATCAACCTGGACTACGTCCGCTACCCCGACGGCAGCTCGGAGACCACCCACAGCGACTGGGGCTACAACGACGTCTCGGTGGCCAGGTTCCAGCACGCCACCGGCCGGGACGACGTGCCCGAGCCGTCCGACGCGCAGTGGTCCGACTGGCGCAGGGACCAGGTCACCGGGCTGGTGCGCCGCCTCTACCTGGGCATCTGGGAGGAGAACCCGCAGGCCAGGCTCTCCATGGACGCCATCACCTACGGCCATGGCCCAAGCCGGGTCGGGGGCTTCGAGAACACCCGCACCTACGGTGAGGTCCTCCAGGACTGGGACGGCTGGCTGGACGAGGGGATCATGGACACCGTCGTGGCCATGAACTACAAGCGGAACTGGGAGCCCGAGCAGGCCGAGATGTACAGCGAGTGGTCGGAGTTCCTGGCCGACGCGCAGGGCGACCGGCAGGCCGTCAACGGGCCCGCGCTCTACCTCAACTCGGTGGCCGACAGCGTCCAGCAGGCCAAGGAGGCGCTGGCCCCCACGGCGGCGGGCAACACCGTCGCCGGCTGGAGCGGCTACTCCTACGCCACCGCGTCCATCGACGTCCCCGAATCCACCCCGGAGGCCGAACGCGGCGCGCTGGCCGAGGCGTTGACCACCGGCGCGGACGCGCCGTTCGCCGAGCGCGCCGAGGTGCCCGACATGGCGTGGAAGTCCACGCCGCAGGAGGGCCATGTCACCGGCGAGCTGGCCCTGCGGGACGGCACCGCGCTGGACGGCGCCGAGGTCACCCTGATCCCGCTCGGCCGCGGCGAGGAGCGGGTGGCGCGGGCCGACGGCTCGGGCTGGTTCGGCTTCGCGCATGTGTCGCCGGGACACTACCTGGCGAAGGTGACACTGCCCGACGGCGTGGTCGGCGTTCCGCTGCTGCCGGTCCGGGTCGGCAAGGGCACGGTGGCCGACGCTCCGTTCCCGCCGTTCCTGGCGCTCCCCGGCGCCTGA
- a CDS encoding ABC transporter ATP-binding protein — translation MTRAISLRDVTKIYPRDVVAVDRLSMDIGPGEFVVLLGPSGCGKTTVLRMIAGLEDITSGELLFDGELSNAIPPGERRLAMVFQHYALYPNMTGRQNIDFPLRIESPHQDTTSRVREAARLLGIEDLLERYPGQLSGGERQRVAMGRAIVRRPSAFLLDEPLSNLDAKLRTRLRAEIATLTRHLGVTTVYVTHDQAEAMSLGDRVAVMRDGVIQQMDSARVVYQRPENVFVAAFVGTPRINLLRATVHAPLGGRMGIDFGTQRIELPQPLSVDHQMLRVQMGREITVGLRSEAARIATPQEMRPTEALLNGVVQHVEFQGHESLVHVSTGARPARVEGLEAPRPPARRSRVGRRSRLGGSGGLGRLLGRQRTPAGSPREPAEPRDQESEGPPATAAGRITDGLVVRIPADAQPRLGERVPLLVDLNQMYVFDEDGRRICPASPRSPSLQP, via the coding sequence ATGACACGCGCCATCTCCCTGCGAGACGTGACCAAGATCTACCCACGGGACGTGGTCGCCGTGGATCGCCTGTCCATGGACATCGGTCCCGGTGAGTTCGTGGTGCTCCTCGGCCCCTCGGGATGCGGCAAGACGACCGTGCTGCGGATGATCGCGGGTCTGGAGGACATCACCTCGGGTGAACTGCTCTTCGACGGCGAGCTGTCCAACGCGATACCGCCCGGTGAACGCCGGTTGGCGATGGTCTTCCAACACTACGCGCTCTACCCGAACATGACGGGCCGTCAGAACATCGACTTCCCGCTGCGCATCGAGTCGCCGCACCAGGACACCACCTCCCGGGTGCGGGAGGCGGCCCGGCTGCTGGGCATCGAGGACCTGTTGGAGCGCTACCCCGGGCAGCTCTCCGGTGGCGAGCGCCAGCGGGTGGCGATGGGACGGGCGATCGTCCGCCGCCCGTCCGCCTTCCTGTTGGACGAGCCGCTCTCCAACCTCGACGCCAAGCTCCGCACCCGGCTGCGCGCCGAGATCGCGACCCTGACCCGGCATCTCGGGGTGACCACGGTCTATGTGACGCACGACCAGGCGGAGGCCATGTCGCTCGGCGACCGGGTGGCCGTGATGCGGGACGGCGTGATCCAGCAGATGGACAGCGCCAGGGTGGTCTACCAACGCCCCGAGAACGTCTTCGTGGCGGCCTTCGTCGGCACGCCCCGGATCAACCTGCTGCGGGCCACGGTGCACGCGCCGCTCGGCGGCCGGATGGGCATCGACTTCGGCACCCAACGCATCGAGCTGCCCCAGCCGTTGTCCGTGGACCACCAGATGCTGCGGGTGCAGATGGGGCGGGAGATCACCGTGGGGCTGCGCTCCGAGGCGGCCAGGATCGCCACCCCGCAGGAGATGCGCCCCACCGAGGCGCTGCTCAACGGTGTGGTGCAGCACGTGGAGTTCCAGGGGCACGAGTCGCTGGTGCATGTGTCGACGGGGGCCCGTCCGGCGCGGGTCGAGGGTCTTGAGGCGCCGCGTCCGCCGGCCAGGCGGTCCCGGGTCGGGCGCCGTTCGCGGCTCGGCGGCTCCGGCGGCCTGGGGCGCCTGCTGGGCCGGCAGCGGACCCCGGCCGGGAGCCCGCGCGAGCCGGCCGAACCGCGCGACCAGGAGTCCGAGGGCCCGCCGGCCACCGCGGCGGGCCGGATCACGGACGGCCTCGTGGTGCGCATCCCGGCCGACGCCCAGCCCCGGCTGGGCGAGCGGGTGCCCCTGCTGGTCGACCTGAACCAGATGTACGTGTTCGACGAGGACGGCCGGCGGATCTGTCCCGCCTCGCCGCGCAGCCCCTCGTTGCAGCCCTGA
- a CDS encoding ATP-binding protein, whose product MPHETADHTPVVPPPPGAPPATHQPQAVEVPPLTRWLRKPRPATRPGIWRADHIAKPPHDPNGPSDRELHGGALLAFLTAWLVWSLYANEYVDWVLRPLDWMGIKSWDSMSARLAAVYVYEWLLLCGLAYVFGRLGNAAALWRRWRPTVLRIWSHRPDLERQDPGRTLRAVAALLAAWIVWRLSFREVWMFWLDPLDAVVPRALWEDGDTAAYVVVYNLYYLLYTALLLLLFGWLGGWRAVGRRYPLALLARDGAPGSAEERAEIARLTDFTELRAAGAEAAAERLLAEVRDGAMNDLDYARIAHAWSAVRARPTELPAFGEAVRLHGAGAFPHPSGERDLPVRAAQHDLLTRQVRIGSGVDDERNPYEYRAVDIALDPAVLGTSLLAVGPPGAGKTGRVVRPVVEALCLHALTGQAAVVAVGTAASGLGPDHAFDVLVRVGDRRSTHQLALYGGAADTDEAAGLLGEALVGGSQAETREAAAVLIQLIGPYHAAYGRLPGVPELRAMLDGAPALLATLREDLALAGAHDQQRELDSRQRQSRRVDDLGRRLADRLALLDRAGFSVESDGAPFSLAALTHPLRVRVDLPAAGHAEAGRIITRLLLAQFAASVTSRPDRSLFAVLVLDDATAAITPGTVRGLTQLRGANAGAVLSLRTLDDVPAELRAGLLGAVGCRMAFSGLTTWDAEHFARAWGTAWTEDQDITRTPDRAGGIVRRTVRGVRKLFTGRETTTDSVTVRRVERERWSASELAHRVPPRHAVLSMTSVEGEPTPPVLLRLG is encoded by the coding sequence ATGCCCCACGAGACGGCGGACCACACCCCCGTGGTTCCCCCGCCCCCCGGGGCGCCGCCGGCGACCCACCAGCCGCAGGCGGTCGAAGTCCCGCCGCTGACCCGCTGGTTGCGCAAGCCACGCCCCGCCACCCGCCCCGGCATCTGGCGCGCCGACCACATCGCCAAACCACCCCACGACCCCAACGGCCCCAGCGACCGCGAACTCCACGGCGGCGCCCTCCTGGCGTTCCTGACGGCTTGGCTCGTCTGGTCGTTGTACGCCAACGAGTACGTCGACTGGGTCCTTCGGCCGCTCGACTGGATGGGCATCAAGTCCTGGGACTCGATGAGCGCCCGCCTCGCCGCCGTCTACGTGTACGAGTGGCTGCTGCTGTGCGGGCTCGCGTACGTCTTCGGCCGGCTGGGCAACGCGGCGGCGCTCTGGCGACGTTGGCGACCCACGGTGCTGCGGATCTGGTCCCACCGCCCCGACCTCGAACGCCAGGACCCCGGTCGGACGCTGCGCGCCGTCGCCGCCCTCCTCGCGGCCTGGATCGTGTGGCGGCTCAGCTTCCGCGAGGTGTGGATGTTCTGGCTCGACCCCCTCGACGCCGTGGTGCCGCGGGCGTTGTGGGAGGACGGGGACACCGCCGCCTATGTGGTGGTCTACAACCTGTACTACCTGCTCTACACCGCCCTGTTGCTGCTGCTCTTCGGCTGGCTCGGCGGGTGGCGTGCCGTCGGGCGGCGGTATCCGCTGGCGCTGTTGGCGCGGGACGGCGCGCCCGGGAGTGCCGAGGAGCGGGCCGAGATCGCCCGGCTGACGGACTTCACCGAGCTCCGCGCCGCCGGCGCCGAGGCGGCGGCCGAACGGCTGCTGGCCGAGGTGCGGGACGGGGCGATGAACGATCTGGACTACGCCAGGATCGCGCACGCCTGGAGCGCGGTGCGGGCCAGGCCGACGGAGCTGCCGGCCTTCGGCGAGGCCGTGCGGCTCCACGGCGCCGGCGCGTTCCCGCACCCGTCGGGCGAGCGGGATCTGCCGGTCCGCGCCGCCCAGCACGATCTGCTCACCCGCCAGGTGCGGATCGGCTCGGGGGTGGACGATGAGCGCAACCCCTACGAGTACCGGGCCGTGGACATCGCGCTCGATCCGGCCGTGCTCGGCACCTCGCTGCTGGCCGTCGGCCCGCCCGGCGCGGGCAAGACGGGGCGGGTGGTGCGTCCGGTGGTCGAGGCGCTCTGTCTGCACGCCCTGACGGGCCAGGCCGCCGTCGTCGCGGTGGGCACGGCGGCCAGCGGCCTCGGCCCCGACCACGCCTTCGACGTGCTGGTGCGGGTGGGCGACCGGCGCAGCACCCACCAGCTGGCGCTCTACGGCGGCGCCGCCGACACCGACGAGGCGGCCGGGTTGCTGGGGGAGGCGCTGGTCGGCGGCTCCCAGGCGGAGACCAGGGAGGCCGCCGCAGTGCTGATCCAGCTGATCGGCCCCTACCACGCGGCCTACGGCCGGCTGCCTGGCGTGCCCGAGCTGCGCGCCATGCTGGACGGGGCGCCGGCGCTGCTGGCGACGCTGCGCGAGGACCTGGCGCTGGCCGGGGCGCACGACCAGCAGCGGGAGTTGGATTCCCGGCAGCGCCAGTCGCGCCGCGTCGACGACCTCGGCCGGCGGCTCGCCGACAGGTTGGCGCTGCTCGACCGGGCCGGTTTCTCCGTCGAGTCCGATGGCGCCCCGTTCTCGCTGGCCGCGCTCACCCATCCGCTGCGGGTACGGGTCGACCTGCCGGCCGCCGGGCACGCGGAGGCGGGCCGGATCATCACCCGGCTGCTGCTCGCGCAGTTCGCCGCCTCGGTCACCAGCCGCCCGGACCGTTCCCTCTTCGCCGTCCTGGTCCTCGACGACGCCACCGCCGCCATCACGCCCGGCACGGTGCGCGGCCTCACCCAGCTGCGGGGCGCCAACGCGGGTGCGGTGCTGTCGCTGCGCACCCTGGACGACGTGCCGGCGGAGCTGCGCGCGGGACTGCTGGGCGCGGTCGGCTGCCGGATGGCGTTCTCCGGGCTCACCACCTGGGACGCCGAGCACTTCGCCCGCGCCTGGGGCACCGCGTGGACGGAGGACCAGGACATCACCAGAACCCCGGACCGCGCCGGCGGCATCGTGCGGCGCACGGTGCGCGGGGTGCGGAAGCTGTTCACGGGGCGGGAGACCACCACCGACTCGGTGACGGTGCGACGGGTGGAGCGGGAGCGCTGGTCCGCCTCGGAGTTGGCGCACCGGGTGCCTCCGCGGCACGCGGTGCTGTCGATGACGTCGGTGGAGGGCGAGCCCACCCCGCCGGTGCTGCTGCGGCTCGGCTGA
- a CDS encoding adenosine deaminase family protein, with the protein MSAGRIRGGVLSQLPEPPATGGDLAAFVAGLPKAELHVHHVGSASPRIVAELAARHPDSPVPKDPERLAEFFTFRDFAHFIEIYISVVSLIKTPEDVRLLTYEVARDMARQRIRYAELTVTPYSLALRGIADEAIVEAIEDARMTAERDLGVVLRWCFDIPGELGLPAAEGTLACALGQQPDGLVSFGLGGPEQGWPRALFKPVFDQAIAAGLRSVPHAGETTGPETVWDALTSLRAERIGHGISSAHDPELLAHLARERIPLEVCPTSNVATGAVSSLAEHPLPRLVEAGVPVTINSDDPPMFGTDLCQEYLVAARLLGLDEAGVAGLARNAVAASFLDPAGKSRLTAEIDDHLATWAR; encoded by the coding sequence ATGAGCGCAGGTCGAATCCGAGGAGGCGTCTTGTCCCAGCTGCCGGAACCCCCCGCCACCGGCGGTGATCTCGCCGCGTTCGTCGCCGGGCTGCCGAAGGCCGAGCTGCATGTGCACCATGTGGGCTCGGCCTCGCCCCGGATCGTCGCCGAGCTGGCGGCCCGCCACCCGGACTCGCCGGTGCCCAAGGACCCGGAGAGGTTGGCCGAGTTCTTCACCTTCCGCGACTTCGCGCACTTCATCGAGATCTACATCTCCGTGGTCAGCCTGATCAAGACCCCGGAGGACGTGCGGCTGTTGACCTACGAGGTGGCCAGGGACATGGCCAGGCAACGGATTCGCTACGCCGAACTGACCGTCACGCCCTACTCGTTGGCGCTGCGCGGCATCGCCGACGAGGCGATCGTGGAGGCGATCGAGGACGCCAGGATGACGGCCGAGCGGGATCTGGGCGTGGTGCTCCGCTGGTGCTTCGACATCCCGGGCGAGCTGGGTCTGCCCGCCGCCGAGGGCACCTTGGCGTGTGCGCTGGGGCAACAGCCGGACGGGCTGGTCTCGTTCGGTCTCGGCGGGCCGGAGCAGGGGTGGCCGCGCGCGCTGTTCAAGCCGGTCTTCGACCAGGCGATCGCCGCCGGGCTGCGCAGCGTGCCGCACGCGGGGGAGACCACCGGGCCGGAGACGGTGTGGGACGCGCTGACCTCGCTGCGCGCCGAGCGGATCGGACACGGCATCAGCTCCGCCCACGACCCGGAGCTGCTGGCCCATCTGGCGCGCGAACGGATTCCGTTGGAGGTCTGCCCGACGTCCAACGTGGCGACGGGCGCCGTGTCCTCGCTGGCCGAGCACCCGCTGCCGCGCCTGGTCGAGGCGGGCGTGCCGGTGACGATCAACAGCGACGACCCGCCGATGTTCGGTACCGACCTGTGCCAGGAGTACCTGGTCGCGGCGCGGCTGTTGGGCCTGGACGAGGCCGGCGTCGCCGGCCTGGCGAGGAACGCGGTGGCCGCGTCGTTCCTCGACCCGGCCGGCAAGTCCAGGCTGACCGCCGAGATCGACGACCACCTCGCCACATGGGCGCGGTGA
- the gabT gene encoding 4-aminobutyrate--2-oxoglutarate transaminase — MSDTNGRAGGPALPQERRLVTEIPGPRSQELMARKLATVAAGVGTVMPVFAARAGGGIVEDVDGNRLIDFGAGIAVTSVGNSAEAVVRRATEQLSRFTHTCAMVTPYEGYVEVCEELARLTPGDHPKKSILLNSGAEAVENAVKIARYHTKRQAVVVFEHGYHGRTNLTMALTAKDMPYKHGFGPFAPEIYRVPMAYPYRWLTGPERCAEEAAAQVIEQITKQVGADNTAAIVVEPILGEGGFIVPARGFLPRVAEFAREHGIVLVADEIQSGFCRTGQWFASEDEGLVPDLITTAKGIAGGLPLAAVTGRAEIMDAAHVGGLGGTYGGNPVACAAALGSIETMRDLDLPARARRIEEIMLPRLRAMAERFPVIGDVRGRGAMVAIELVRPGGKDPDPATTAAVAARCHRAGLLVLTTGTYGNVVRFLPPLVIGEDLLGEGLDILESALAGS; from the coding sequence ATGAGCGACACGAACGGAAGGGCCGGAGGTCCCGCTCTCCCCCAGGAGCGCAGGCTGGTCACCGAGATCCCGGGGCCCAGGTCCCAGGAGTTGATGGCGCGGAAGCTGGCCACGGTGGCCGCTGGTGTCGGCACCGTGATGCCGGTCTTCGCCGCCAGGGCGGGCGGCGGCATCGTCGAGGACGTGGACGGCAACCGGCTGATCGACTTCGGCGCCGGGATCGCCGTCACCTCGGTCGGCAACAGCGCCGAAGCCGTGGTGCGGCGCGCCACCGAGCAGCTGAGCCGGTTCACCCACACCTGCGCGATGGTCACCCCCTACGAGGGCTATGTCGAGGTCTGCGAGGAGCTGGCGCGGCTCACCCCCGGTGACCATCCCAAGAAGTCGATCCTGCTGAACTCCGGCGCCGAGGCGGTGGAGAACGCGGTCAAGATCGCGCGCTACCACACCAAGCGGCAGGCGGTGGTGGTCTTCGAGCACGGCTACCACGGCCGCACCAACCTCACCATGGCGCTGACCGCCAAGGACATGCCGTACAAGCACGGCTTCGGCCCGTTCGCGCCGGAGATCTACCGGGTGCCGATGGCCTACCCCTACCGCTGGCTGACCGGGCCCGAACGGTGCGCCGAGGAGGCGGCGGCGCAGGTGATCGAGCAGATCACCAAGCAGGTCGGGGCCGACAACACGGCGGCCATCGTGGTGGAGCCGATCCTCGGCGAGGGCGGCTTCATCGTGCCGGCCCGCGGCTTCCTGCCGCGCGTCGCCGAGTTCGCCAGGGAGCACGGGATCGTGCTGGTCGCGGACGAGATCCAGTCCGGCTTCTGCCGCACCGGACAGTGGTTCGCCTCCGAGGACGAGGGCCTGGTGCCCGACCTGATCACCACGGCCAAGGGCATCGCCGGCGGGCTGCCGCTGGCCGCGGTCACCGGCCGCGCCGAGATCATGGACGCCGCCCATGTGGGCGGCCTCGGCGGGACCTACGGCGGCAACCCGGTGGCCTGCGCCGCCGCGCTCGGCTCGATCGAGACCATGCGCGATCTCGACCTGCCGGCCAGGGCGCGGCGGATCGAGGAGATCATGCTGCCGCGTCTGCGGGCGATGGCCGAACGCTTCCCGGTGATCGGCGATGTGAGGGGCCGGGGCGCCATGGTGGCGATCGAGTTGGTGCGCCCGGGCGGCAAGGACCCCGACCCGGCGACCACGGCGGCCGTGGCGGCGCGCTGCCACCGGGCGGGGCTGCTGGTCCTGACCACCGGCACCTACGGCAACGTGGTGCGCTTCCTGCCGCCCCTGGTGATCGGCGAGGACCTGCTCGGCGAGGGGCTCGACATCCTGGAGAGCGCGCTGGCCGGGAGCTGA
- a CDS encoding ABC transporter ATP-binding protein: MAPPDDHVLWARDLEYAHRGSPALLGVSLGVRQGEILAVTGPRGAGKTTLLSCLSGQLRPQGGEVWFNGVPVHELAPASRDRLRRDRFGWVGESPQLVPELTAWENAALPLLLAGVPGRQARKTVTEWLERLDIAECARTRPAGLRQAQRQRVALARALAHKPEVLFADEPTAPLHRADRAQVLRTLTTAGRTHAITVVLATHDPEVATLADRTLSLVDGHTSAAPEAVEDDITCSLSG; this comes from the coding sequence ATGGCCCCACCCGACGACCACGTGCTCTGGGCGCGCGACCTGGAGTACGCCCACCGTGGCTCACCCGCCCTCCTCGGCGTATCCCTCGGGGTGCGGCAGGGCGAGATCCTCGCCGTCACCGGCCCACGGGGGGCGGGGAAGACCACACTGCTGTCCTGCCTCAGCGGCCAACTCCGCCCCCAGGGTGGGGAGGTGTGGTTCAACGGGGTCCCGGTGCACGAGCTGGCGCCGGCCTCGCGGGACCGGCTGCGCCGGGACCGCTTCGGCTGGGTGGGGGAGAGCCCGCAGCTGGTGCCCGAGCTGACCGCCTGGGAGAACGCGGCGCTGCCCCTGCTGCTGGCGGGTGTGCCGGGGCGGCAGGCCCGCAAGACCGTGACGGAGTGGCTGGAGCGGCTGGACATCGCCGAGTGCGCCAGGACGCGGCCCGCCGGGCTTCGCCAGGCGCAGCGTCAACGGGTCGCGCTGGCCCGGGCGTTGGCGCACAAGCCGGAGGTGCTCTTCGCGGACGAGCCCACCGCCCCGCTGCACCGCGCCGACCGGGCGCAGGTGCTGCGCACCCTGACCACGGCGGGCCGCACGCACGCCATCACGGTGGTGCTGGCCACCCACGACCCGGAGGTCGCCACCCTGGCCGACCGCACGCTCAGCCTGGTCGACGGCCACACCAGCGCCGCTCCCGAGGCCGTCGAGGATGACATCACATGCTCGCTCTCCGGCTAG
- a CDS encoding gamma-aminobutyraldehyde dehydrogenase, with translation MSTEPRRVRNYIDGEFREAADGRVSEVIDPTTGTPYTTAPLSGTADVDAAMAAAEAAFPAWRDATPADRQLALLRVADALERNADELLSIECRDTGKPLELTRGEELPQMLEQIRFFAGAARMLEGKSAGEYLAGLTSFVRREPVGVCAQVVPWNYPLLMAVWKFAPALAAGNTVVLKPSDTTPASLSYVAGLLGEILPKGVFNVVCGDRDTGRLMVEHPIPAMVSITGSVRAGTEVATSAAADLKRVHLELGGKAPCVIFEDADLAAAVEGIRDAGFFNAGQDCTAATRVLVHASHHDAFVQALTEAAAEVRTGDVSDPDCAYGPLNNADHLAKVSGFIERLPAHAKVTTGGHRVGERGYFYAPTVVAGCAQDDEIVQREVFGPVITVQSFTDEAQAVEFANGVEYGLASSVWTKDHARAMRMSKALDFGCVWINTHIPLVGEMPHGGFKKSGYGKDLSAYGLEDYTRIKHVMTAL, from the coding sequence GTGAGCACCGAGCCGCGCCGCGTGCGCAACTACATCGACGGGGAGTTCCGGGAGGCTGCCGACGGGCGGGTCAGCGAGGTGATCGACCCGACCACGGGCACCCCGTACACCACGGCGCCGCTCTCCGGCACCGCCGACGTGGACGCGGCGATGGCCGCCGCCGAGGCGGCCTTCCCCGCCTGGCGGGACGCCACCCCGGCGGACCGCCAGCTGGCGCTGCTGCGCGTCGCCGACGCGCTGGAGCGGAACGCCGACGAGCTGCTGTCCATCGAGTGTCGCGACACCGGGAAGCCCCTGGAGCTGACCCGCGGCGAGGAACTCCCGCAGATGCTCGAACAGATCCGCTTCTTCGCCGGCGCCGCCCGGATGCTGGAGGGCAAGTCAGCCGGCGAGTACCTGGCGGGGCTCACCTCCTTCGTGCGACGTGAGCCCGTCGGGGTCTGCGCCCAGGTGGTGCCGTGGAACTACCCGCTGCTGATGGCGGTCTGGAAGTTCGCCCCCGCGCTGGCGGCCGGCAACACCGTGGTCCTCAAGCCGTCCGACACCACCCCCGCCTCCCTCTCCTATGTCGCCGGACTGCTCGGTGAGATCCTGCCCAAGGGCGTCTTCAACGTGGTCTGCGGCGACCGGGACACCGGCCGGCTGATGGTGGAGCACCCCATCCCCGCCATGGTCTCCATCACCGGCTCGGTCCGCGCCGGCACGGAGGTGGCCACCAGCGCCGCGGCCGACCTCAAGCGGGTCCACCTGGAGCTGGGCGGCAAGGCGCCCTGCGTCATCTTCGAGGACGCCGACCTGGCCGCCGCCGTCGAGGGCATCAGGGACGCCGGCTTCTTCAACGCCGGCCAGGACTGCACCGCCGCCACCCGGGTCCTGGTGCACGCCTCCCACCACGACGCCTTCGTCCAGGCGCTCACCGAGGCCGCCGCCGAGGTCCGCACCGGCGACGTGTCGGACCCCGACTGCGCCTACGGCCCGCTCAACAACGCCGACCACCTGGCGAAGGTCTCCGGCTTCATCGAGCGGCTGCCCGCCCACGCCAAGGTGACCACCGGCGGCCACCGGGTGGGGGAGCGCGGCTACTTCTACGCGCCGACGGTCGTCGCCGGCTGCGCACAGGACGACGAGATCGTGCAGCGCGAGGTCTTCGGGCCGGTGATCACCGTGCAGTCCTTCACGGACGAGGCCCAGGCCGTGGAGTTCGCCAACGGCGTCGAGTACGGCCTGGCCTCCTCGGTCTGGACCAAGGACCACGCGCGCGCCATGCGGATGTCCAAGGCGCTGGACTTCGGCTGCGTCTGGATCAACACCCATATCCCGCTGGTGGGCGAGATGCCGCACGGCGGCTTCAAGAAGTCCGGCTACGGCAAGGACCTCTCCGCCTACGGGCTGGAGGACTACACGCGGATCAAGCATGTGATGACCGCGCTGTAG